Part of the Halopseudomonas maritima genome, TCTGAATCGGCTCTGCCAGTACTTCCCAGCAGTTGTTCAGGTCTTCGGCCAGGCGCGCGGCGTTCAGCTCCAGCTTGCCAATGCCTTTGAGTGAGGCCTCGTAGGCGATGACGCTGTGGGCAAAACCAACGCCCAGATTGCGCAGCACGGTGGAGTCGGTCAGGTCACGCTGCCAGCGGGAGATCGGCAGCTTGCTGGCCAGGTGCTGCATGATCGCGTTGGCGATGCCCAGGTTGCCTTCGGAGTTTTCGAAGTCGATCGGGTTGACCTTGTGCGGCATGGTCGAGGAGCCGATCTCGCCGGCAACGGTCTTCTGCTTGAAGTAGCCGAGGGAGATATAGGCCCAGATGTCGCGATCAAAGTCGATCAGGATGGTGTTGAAGCGCGCGACCGCATCGAACAGCTCTGCGATGTAGTCGTGCGGCTCGATTTGGGTGGTGTACGGGTTGAACTGCAGGCCCAGGGTCTGCTCGATGAACTGTTTGGCGTTGGCTTCCCAGTCGACCGCCGGGTAAGCGGATAGGTGGGCGTTGTAGTTGCCGACTGCGCCGTTGATCTTGCCCAGCAGCGGAATGCTCTCGACCTGCGCAATCTGACGCTCCAGGCGATAAACCACGTTGGCCAGTTCCTTGCCGAGGGTGGTCGGGGAGGCCGGTTGGCCGTGGGTGCGCGAGAGCATGGGCACGTTGGCGTACTGCTTGGCGAGCGCGCGGATGGCGTCGGCCACCTGGCGCATCAGCGGCAGAATCACCTCATCGCGGCCGCTGCGCAGCATCAGCGCGTGGGACAGATTGTTGATGTCCTCGGAGGTGCAGGCAAAGTGGATGAACTCGCTGACCTGCTTGAGCTCGTCGAGCTGTTCGGCCTGCTCCTTGAGCAGATACTCGACGGCCTTGACGTCGTGGTTGGTGGTGCGCTCGATTTCCTTGATGCGCTCGGCGTGTGCCAGGTCAAAGTCCTCGGCCAGGCGGTCGAGAATGGCATTGGCGGCGTCGGAGAACGGAGCAACTTCGCTGATGCCCGGGTGCGCGGCCAAACACTGCAGCCAGCGGACCTCTACCTGAACGCGGAAGCGGATCAGGCCATATTCACTGAAAATAGGGCGCAGGGCGGCGGTTTTGCTGCCATAGCGGCCATCAACCGGGGATACGGCGGTCAGGGAAGTCAGTTGCATAGTTCTCTCGTCAAGGGCTGGCGGAAAAGGGCCAAATCATACACCAGCGCGCGGCGTTTTGCCCGGCTTTGCCGGCAGATACAGGCTGAGCAGACTGGCGGCAAAAATCAGTCCGGCGCCCAGCCAGGAGGACCAGCCCGGCAGCTCGTCCCACAAGACCCAGGCGAAGGCGCCGGAGAAGACAATCGCCAAATAGCTCAACGGGCCGATTTTGCCTGGCGGCGCCAGTGCGTAGGCGCGCGACATAACCAGCTGGCTGGTGGTCGCCACGATGCCGATCGCGGTCAGCAGGCCGAGTTGTTGCAGGGTCAGCGGCTGATAGGCCCACAGCAGCGGAATGGCCGATAGCAGCGTGGAGAAACTCGCAAAGTAGAAGACGATGCGGGTCGCCGGCTCACTGTCGCTCATGGCGCGAATCGATACGAAGGCGCAGGCTGCCAGCAGGCTGGCGGCGACACCGGCAAGTGCTTTCGGGTCAAACAGCGCGCCAGTGGGCTTGGCGACCAGAATGACGCCAACAAAGCCGATGGCGACCGATAGCATCATGCGCCCGGTCAGGCTCTCTTTCAGCCACCACCAGGCCAGTACCGGGGTGAATACCGGTGCGGCGTAGGTAAACACCATGGCATCAGCCAGTGGCAGATGGGCAATGGCGTAGAAAAAGCAGTACATCGCGCCCAGGCCGTAGAAGGTGCGCAGAAAATGACTGCCCAGGCGCTGGGTGCGGAACGGGGCAAAGCCACGAATCAGCATCAGCGGCAGAAAGTAGAAAACGCCAATCAGGTTGCGGGCAAACACGACGGTCTCGTTGTTGACGCCGGTCGAGACCTCGCGAATGAGTACGCCCATGATGGCGAACAGCAGCCCGGACAGGGCCAGCAGCAGGGCGCCGCGGCGCGGTTGGTCGAGGCGGACGCTCTCAACCACGCAGCACCGCGCGGGTGGCGTCCAGCAGCTTGCGACGCTGCAGCAGCAGCTGCCAGCGGTGGCCACCCAGCTGTCGCCACAGGGTGGCGGAACGGATGCCGGCCAGCAGTAGCGTGCGTACCCGATTGGCCACCTCTGGCTGCTGCAGGTAGCGCATGTCGCCATGGACCTGGATACGCAGGCGCAGGGTGCTGATGGTGTCCTGATAGGTGCTGCCAAGTGAGGCCATGACGTTGTCGTGCAGCAGGCCAAAATGCTCGACCTGGTGTTCTGCCTGGGCGATGCGTTGGCCCAGCACCTGCAGCATGTCGTCGCGCTTGGCCAGTTGGCGCTGCAGAGTCAGCAGGTTCATGACGTAGCGCAGAGCATCGCGTTGCAACGCGGCGGTATCACGCTCCAGCATGGCCTCAAGGGCCTGCAGGCCGCGGCGGATCTGATGGTGGCTGCCGCCGTAGACGTCCAGTACGCGGTCGGGTGAGCGGTTGAGGATGCTCGCAACCAGGCAGCTGGTCGGCCCTTCGCTGAGCTTGCCGCTGCGTGCCAGTTGGTCCACCTGTATGCCCGCTTCAAAGGTGGCGCCCAGGGCGATGACCTGATCGGTAAGCTGGCTCACGCGGTAGCCTCGCTGGCAATGGCGGTTTCAATCACGCCGCCGCCCAGGCACACGTCGCCTTGATACAGCACCAGAGACTGCCCCGGCGTTACCGCGCGCTGTGGCTCGTCAAAACGAACCAGGTAACCGCTGGTGGTCTTTTCCAGCGTGCAGGCTTGATCCGCCTGACGGTAGCGGACCTTGGCGGTTAGGCGTACGGGCTCGGTGACGTCGAGTTCATTGACCCAGTAAATCGACGAGCAGGTGAGGGCATCGGAGAACAACCACGGGTGGTTGTTGCCCTGACCGACGACCAGCACGTTGCGCGTCAGATCCTTTTTAAGCACATACCAAGGGTCGTCACTGGCGCCTTGCAGGCCGCCGATACCCAAGCCCTGGCGTTGACCGATGGTGTGATACATCAGGCCAACGTGGCGGCCGATGACGGTGCCATCGGTGGTTTCTATATCGCCGGGCTGGGCTGGCAGGTACTGTTTGAGAAAGTCGCTGAAGCGGCGCTCACCGATAAAGCAGATACCGGTGGAGTCTTTCTTGCGGGCAGTGGCCAACTCATAGCGCTCGGCAATGCGGCGTACCTCCGGCTTTTCCAGTTCGCCGACCGGGAACAGCGTCCGCGCGATCTGCTCGGCGCCAACGGCGTGCAGGAAGTAGCTCTGGTCCTTGTTGTTGTCGATACCACGCAACAACAGGGTCTGGCCGTCGCGCTCGCCGCGGCGCACGTAGTGCCCGGTGGCAATCAGGTCTGCGCCCAGACTCAGGGCATAGTCGAGAAACGCCTTGAACTTGATCTCGCGGTTACAGAGGATGTCCGGGTTGGGTGTGCGGCCAGCTTTGTACTCTTCGAGGAAGTGCTCAAACACGTTATCCCAATACTCAGCGGCAAAGTTGGCCGTGTGCAGCTTGATACCCAGCCGGTCGCTAACGGCCTGAGCGTCCGCTAGATCTTCCTTCGCGGTGCAGTACTCGGTGCCGTCGTCCTCGTCCCAGTTCTTCATGAACAGGCCTTCTACCTGATAGCCCTGTTCCAGCAGCAGGGCCGCAGAGACAGAGGAGTCGACGCCGCCGGACATACCGACGATGACGCGGATTTCGGAGTTGGGCGTATTGGCCTGAATAGACATGTCAGCGAATAAGATCCAGTGAATAATGCGGTTTGTTCAAGTAATCCCGAATGCAATCGGCGACCAGGTAGCTGCGCAGGTGTGATTGATTGTCGACAATCTCGTCCAGTGTCATCCAGCGGGCCCGGATAATACCTTCGTCCAGCGGCCGCTCGCCGTCGTGGCTGATAGGCTTGGCGCTAAAGCACACGCGCTGATAAGTTTCACCGTTGGCGGCCTGGAAAAGATAGATGCCGATTACCGCCTGGAGCTCGACGTGCCAACCCGTCTCCTCAAGCGTTTCTCGGGTGGCTGCCTGCAACAGGGTTTCATTGGCTTCGAGATGGCCGGCCGGTTGATTTAGCACAATACGTCCGTCACGTTTTTCTTCGACCATCAGAAAGCGTGACTGATGCTCGACGATGGTGGCGACGGTGACGTGGGGTAAAAAGCGCATCGCGGCTCCTCGGCAGGTGCAATAGGGTAGCGTAAAGCGTCCGAGCGGTGAAGCTGGCTTTGGTAAAGCCGAGGAAAGCGGCTAGGATGCTGAATGGCTGCAGGTGTAGTGCAGGTTGTAGTGTTACTACATATTTTTTATGAATCTCCCGTGATATGCCCCGGCATATAGGGGGTTCTGCAGTGGTGCGGCGAGGTTGTAGACAAAAGTGCGTGACAATCTGTAGGAAAACTACAACAATAACGCCGCTGAAAATCCGTATTCAATGGCGCGCCGAGGGTTATCCGCCCGCGTCGCTGTCAGTGCAACGACAACACAAACGGAGTCAAAGATGGGATACCAAAAGATCCAGGTGCCGGCCAGCGGCGACAAAATTACCGTTAATGCCGACCTTTCCCTGAACGTACCCGATAACCCGATCATTCCCTTCATCGAGGGCGACGGAATCGGTTACGACATTTCCCCGGTCATGATCAAAGTCGTCGACGCGGCGATTGAGAAGGCCTACGCCGGTAAGCGCAAGATTTCCTGGATGGAAGTCTATGCCGGTGAGAAAGCCACCCAGGTTTACGATCAGGACACTTGGCTGCCGGCTGAAACGCTGGATGCCGTTAAGGAATATGTTGTTTCCATCAAGGGCCCGCTGACCACCCCGGTAGGCGGTGGTATTCGCTCGCTCAACGTTGCGCTGCGTCAGGAGCTGGACCTGTATGTTTGTCAGCGTCCGGTTCGCTGGTTTGAAGGCGTGCCGAGCCCGGTCAAGAAGCCGGGTGACGTCGACATGGTTATCTTCCGCGAGAACTCCGAAGACATCTACGCCGGTGTTGAATGGAAAGCCGGCACCCCGGAAGCCGAGAAGGTCATCAAGTTCCTGACCGAAGAGATGGGCGTCAAGAAGATCCGTTTCACCGACATGTGCGGTATCGGTATCAAGCCGGTTTCTGAAGCAGGCACCAAGCGTCTGGTACGCCAAGCGCTGCAATACACTGTCGACAACGACCGTGACTCCCTGACCCTGGTGCACAAGGGCAACATCATGAAGTTCACCGAAGGTGCCTTCAAGGATTGGGGTTACGAAGTCGCGCGTGACGAATTTGGCGCTGAGCTGCTGGACGGTGGTCCGTGGATGCAGTTCAAGAACCCGAACACCGGCAAGAACGTTGTAGTCAAGGACGTCATTGCTGACGCCATGCTGCAACAAATCCTGCTGCGTCCGGCAGAGTACGACGTAATCGCTACCCTGAACCTGAACGGTGACTACCTGTCTGACGCGCTGGCTGCTGAAGTGGGTGGTATCGGTATTGCTCCGGGCGCCAACCTGTCTGACTCGGTTGCCATGTTCGAAGCGACCCACGGTACTGCGCCGAAGTACGCTGGCCAGGACAAGGTCAACCCGGGTTCTGTGATCCTGTCTGCTGAAATGATGCTCCGCCACATGGGCTGGGTTGAAGCGGCTGACCTGATCATCAAGGGTGTTAACGGCGCTATCGCGAACAAGACGGTCACTTATGACTTTGAGCGTCTGATGGACGGTGCGACCCTGCGTAAGTGCTCCGAGTTTGGCGACGACGTCATCGGCGCGATGTAAGGTGAAGCGGGCTGCCAGGCAGCCCGCTTCGGCACTGCATACAACAAAGCCGGCAATCGCCGGCTTTGTTGTATCTGATGACGCTGTTACGCGCTCTGGCTATTGGTGTGCATAGCTGGCAGCGGTGCCTTCAATTTCGTCTTCTTTCTTGCTAGCGTGTTCGCTGGCAGACTGGATATTGATGGCGTGCAGGCCCTTGGGGCCTTGGATGATGTCGAATTGAACCGGCTGCCCGGCCTTGAGCGTTTTATAACCGTCCATCTGGATGGCCGAATAATGCGCAAAGAGGTCCTCGTCCCGGCCGTTGGCTACGATGAATCCATAACCTTTGGCATTGTTGAACCATTTGACCTTACCGTTCTCCATACTGCATCCCTCTGATAGCCTGTCACTTCATGTGAGTGTCCGCGCTGATAGCTGACCGGAATATCACCGGGCATGTAAATGGTGACTGGTCAGTCGCGCACCTCTACACTTTCAACAACGATTCAGAGCAAGTCAAGCCAGGCCCGGGAATCCTGTGTACCAGTGCGCAGTTTTGCGATAAGCGGTGCAGATGAACGGCCCCCAACCAGTGAAACAGCAGATGTTTTCAATGACGGATTTTCAACTAACCTTACAGCAGGGACCAGTGGAGCCCGAGCACGATGATGATCACGGCCTGGCGGTCGAGACCAGCAAGCCCCAGCTCAAGCCGCCGTCTCGCTATAAGGTCATTATGCTCAATGACGACTACACCCCAATGGACTTTGTTGTGGAGGTACTTGAGCGTTTTTTTTCCCACAACCGGGAAAGCGCCACACAGATTATGCTGAAGGTGCATACTGAGGGCAGGGCGGTTTGCGGTATCTATACCCGTGACATTGCCGAGAGCAAGGCAGCAGAAGTGAATGACTACGCGAGGGAATGCCAGCACCCGTTGATGTGTCAGATTGAACGGGAAGCGTAACAAGGCGATTTGCATCGCATACGAGGTGGCAACATGCTCAACAGAGATCTCGAAATCACCCTGAATCTGGCATTCAAGGAAGCGCGCAACAAGCGGCATGAGTTCATGACCGTCGAACACCTGTTGCTGGCACTGCTGGATAACCAGGCGGCGGTGGATGTGCTCAACGCCTGTGGGGCAGATCTGGAGCGTCTGCGTCGCGAGCTGACTGAATTTATCGACTCCACCACGCCGCTGATTCCCAAGCAGGATCAGGAGCGCGAGACTCAACCGACGTTGGGGTTTCAACGGGTATTGCAGCGCGCAGTATTCCATGTCCAAAGTTCGGGCAAGGGCGAGGTCAGCGGCGCCAATGTGCTGGTCGCGATTTTTAGTGAGCAGGAGAGCCAGGCGGTTTTCTTTCTCAAGCAACAGCAGATTGCGCGTATCGATATCGTCAATTTCATCTCCCACGGTATTTCCAAGGTCCAGGGCGATGCCGAGCAGCTCAGCGATGAGCAAGACAGTGTTGAAGAAGAGGGTGCCGAAGGCGCGACCGCCAGCAACCCCTTGGAGTCCTACGCCAGTAATTTGAACGAGCAGGCGCGCAAGGGGCGGATTGACCCGCTCGTCGGGCGCGCATCTGAAGTCGAGCGCGTGGCGCAGATTCTTATGCGCCGGCGTAAGAACAACCCGCTGTTGGTCGGTGAGGCTGGCGTGGGTAAAACCGCCATTGCCGAAGGGCTGGCCAAGCGCATTGTTGACGGTGAGGTGCCGGACACCCTGTCCGAGGCAGTGGTGTATTCGCTCGATCTGGGGGCGCTGCTGGCCGGCACCAAGTACCGCGGTGACTTCGAGAAGCGCTTCAAGGCGCTACTCAAGGCGCTGAAGAAACGTCCGCACGCCATCCTATTTATCGATGAAATTCACACCATCATTGGTGCGGGTGCGGCTTCTGGCGGGGTGATGGATGCCTCCAACCTGCTAAAGCCGCTGCTGTCTTCCGGCGAGATCCGTTGCATTGGCTCCACTACCTTCCAGGAGTTTCGCGGTATTTTCGAGAAGGACCGCGCGCTGGCCCGCCGCTTCCAGAAGGTCGACGTGGTCGAGCCGTCAGTCAGCGATACCATTCAGATTCTCAAGGGGTTGAAGAGCCGCTTTGAGGATCACCATGGTATCCGTTACACCGACGAAGCGCTCAAGGTGGCGGCAGAGCTGGCCAGCCGGTATATCAATGACCGCCACATGCCCGACAAGGCGATTGATGTGATTGATGAGGCGGGCGCTTATCAGCGGTTGCAGTTGCCGGAGAATCGCCCGGAATTCATTGATGTTGCTGAGGTGGAAGCCATTGTCGCCAAGATTGCGCGCATCCCGCCAAAGCACGTCTCGTCCAGCGACAAGGAACTGCTGAAGAACCTGGAGCGTGACCTCAAGCTGGTGGTCTTCGGTCAGGACGGTGCCATCGAGGCGCTGTCAACGGCGATCAAACTGTCGCGCGCTGGGCTCAAGTCGGCCGACAAGCCTGTTGGTTCCTTCCTGTTCGCCGGCCCCACCGGTGTGGGCAAGACCGAGGTCACGCGGCAGTTGGCCAAGAGCCTGGGTGTTGAGCTGCTGCGCTTTGACATGTCCGAGTACATGGAGCGGCATACGGTGTCTCGTCTGATTGGCGCACCTCCGGGCTATGTTGGTTTCGATCAGGGCGGCTTGCTGACCGAGGCGGTGACCAAGAGCCCGCACTGCGTGCTGCTGCTGGATGAAATCGAGAAGGCGCACCCGGAAGTCTTCAACCTGCTGCTGCAGGTGATGGATCACGGTACGCTGACTGACAACAACGGCCGTAAGGCGGACTTCCGTAATGTGATCATCGTAATGACCACTAACGCGGGGGCCGAGACCATGTCGCGTGCGTCCATCGGCTTTACTCAGCAGGACCACAGCACTGATGGGATGGAGATCATCAAGAAGGCCTTTACGCCTGAGTTCCGTAACCGGCTGGATGCCATCATTCAGTTTGGCCGTCTGACCCATGAGAGCATCAAGTTTGTGGTCGACAAATTCCTCACCGAGTTGCAGGCCCAGCTGGAAGACAAGCACGTGCTGCTGGATGTGGACGAGGAAGCGCGCAACTGGTTGGCCGAGCACGGCTACGACCCAATGATGGGTGCCCGCCCGATGGCGCGGCTGATTCAGGACAAGATCAAGCGGCCGCTGGCCGAGCAGATTCTGTTTGGGGAGTTGGCGGAGCAGGGCGGAACCGTGCATGTAACGCTGCGCGACGGAGAGCTGGAAATCGAGGTGCCGGAAGCGGAAATGGCTTGATTGCACCTGTCGCTAAACTGAGCGGCGCGCCCTTGATGGGGCGCGCCGTTTTTTGTGTCTAAAGATCGAAGCGGGTCCAGATGGGTGCGTGGTCTGAGGGCTTTTCCATGCTACGGATGTCATAGTCGACATCACTTTCCAGGCAGCGCTCGGCCAGTCCTCGGCTTGCCAAAATCAGGTCGATACGCAGGCCGCGCTTGGGGTCGTCCTCAAAGCCGCGGCTGCGGTAATCAAACCAGCTGAAGCGGTCATCTGTATCGGGGTGAAGATGGCGGAAGCTGTCGATCAGCCCCCAGTCTTTCAGACGTTGTAGCCAGGCGCGCTCCTCCGGCAGGAAACTGCATTTGCCAGTGCGCAGCCAGCGTTTGGCGTTAGCCGCCCCAATGCCGATATCGGCGTCGGTATCGGAGATGTTCATGTCGCCGATGATCGCAATGCGCTGATCAGGGGTGAAGTCAGCCTCCAGGTGCGCTTGCAGGTCAGCGTAGAACTTCTCCTTGGCAGGGAACTTCACCGGGTGGTCGCGGCTTTCGCCCTGGGGAAAGTAACCATTGAAGACAATCAGCGGTTCGCCGTCGGCGCAGGGCACGGCAGCACTGATCATCCGGCGTTGCGCGTCCTCGGTATCGCCGGGGAAGCCCTTGCGTACCCAAAGCGGTTGCTCCCGGGTTAGCAGGGCTACGCCGTAGTGTCCCTTTTGACCGTGGAACGCAACGTGATAACCAAGCGCTTCGACCTCAGCCAGCGGAAACTGCGGATCATCTACCTTGGTTTCCTGCAGGCCAATAACCTCGGGGGCGTGGCGCTCGACAAGCTCTTTCAGTTGGTGAGGTCTGGCCCGCAAGCCGTTGATGTTGAAGGATACAATCTTCATTTATGTGTCCGTGTCAGGGAATGAAACGCCTCCGTACAGGGGCGGCGCAGCGGATCGGCCTATTCGCAGTTTTCGAGTGCTAGGGTAGCCCAAAAGCGGGCGTTTGAGCACGGCGGTTAAGGCCTTATCGTGCTAGCATCTGTCTGCTGATGTTGCCGGGAAGGAGCTCATGGGGCGCGCGATATTATTGGTTGGTTTATTGTTGGTTGCGTTCGGGGCGCAGGCCAGCCTGAAAGTTACTGTGGTACCGGCAAAAAAAGCAGTCCGCGAGAACATTGAGGCTTATATCGGCACGGTCGATGATGATAGCCGGCAAGCGCTGGAGCGGCAGTTTCGCCATATTGAAGAGCAGGCTACGTTGGCGGCTCAGGCGCTCGGCTATTATCACACGCGCAATTCGCTGAGCATCGGTGGCACCGACGACGCTCCCGTATTGCAGGTGCGCGTTGAGCTGGGCGAACCGGTACGTCTGGGCCAGGTGTCCATCGAGATTATGGGGCCGGGCCAGAACACAGACGCCTTCTTGCTCCCCACTGCCGCGCTGCTGACCCCGGGCGCGGTGCTAAATCATGGCCGCTATGAAGGGGTAAAGTCGCAGATCAACAACCGCGCGCTTCGCTATGGTTACTTTGAGGGGCAATACCTCAAGCACGAGCTGCGCGTTGATCTGGAAAGTAATCGCGCCGACATTGATATCCAGTACGACACCGGCCCA contains:
- the purB gene encoding adenylosuccinate lyase, producing MQLTSLTAVSPVDGRYGSKTAALRPIFSEYGLIRFRVQVEVRWLQCLAAHPGISEVAPFSDAANAILDRLAEDFDLAHAERIKEIERTTNHDVKAVEYLLKEQAEQLDELKQVSEFIHFACTSEDINNLSHALMLRSGRDEVILPLMRQVADAIRALAKQYANVPMLSRTHGQPASPTTLGKELANVVYRLERQIAQVESIPLLGKINGAVGNYNAHLSAYPAVDWEANAKQFIEQTLGLQFNPYTTQIEPHDYIAELFDAVARFNTILIDFDRDIWAYISLGYFKQKTVAGEIGSSTMPHKVNPIDFENSEGNLGIANAIMQHLASKLPISRWQRDLTDSTVLRNLGVGFAHSVIAYEASLKGIGKLELNAARLAEDLNNCWEVLAEPIQTVMRRFGVANPYEKLKELTRGKGITPDALLAFVDSLEIPDDAKAELKALTPASYIGNAVAQAERI
- a CDS encoding DMT family transporter encodes the protein MVESVRLDQPRRGALLLALSGLLFAIMGVLIREVSTGVNNETVVFARNLIGVFYFLPLMLIRGFAPFRTQRLGSHFLRTFYGLGAMYCFFYAIAHLPLADAMVFTYAAPVFTPVLAWWWLKESLTGRMMLSVAIGFVGVILVAKPTGALFDPKALAGVAASLLAACAFVSIRAMSDSEPATRIVFYFASFSTLLSAIPLLWAYQPLTLQQLGLLTAIGIVATTSQLVMSRAYALAPPGKIGPLSYLAIVFSGAFAWVLWDELPGWSSWLGAGLIFAASLLSLYLPAKPGKTPRAGV
- the hflD gene encoding high frequency lysogenization protein HflD; the encoded protein is MSQLTDQVIALGATFEAGIQVDQLARSGKLSEGPTSCLVASILNRSPDRVLDVYGGSHHQIRRGLQALEAMLERDTAALQRDALRYVMNLLTLQRQLAKRDDMLQVLGQRIAQAEHQVEHFGLLHDNVMASLGSTYQDTISTLRLRIQVHGDMRYLQQPEVANRVRTLLLAGIRSATLWRQLGGHRWQLLLQRRKLLDATRAVLRG
- the mnmA gene encoding tRNA 2-thiouridine(34) synthase MnmA, whose translation is MSIQANTPNSEIRVIVGMSGGVDSSVSAALLLEQGYQVEGLFMKNWDEDDGTEYCTAKEDLADAQAVSDRLGIKLHTANFAAEYWDNVFEHFLEEYKAGRTPNPDILCNREIKFKAFLDYALSLGADLIATGHYVRRGERDGQTLLLRGIDNNKDQSYFLHAVGAEQIARTLFPVGELEKPEVRRIAERYELATARKKDSTGICFIGERRFSDFLKQYLPAQPGDIETTDGTVIGRHVGLMYHTIGQRQGLGIGGLQGASDDPWYVLKKDLTRNVLVVGQGNNHPWLFSDALTCSSIYWVNELDVTEPVRLTAKVRYRQADQACTLEKTTSGYLVRFDEPQRAVTPGQSLVLYQGDVCLGGGVIETAIASEATA
- a CDS encoding NUDIX hydrolase — protein: MRFLPHVTVATIVEHQSRFLMVEEKRDGRIVLNQPAGHLEANETLLQAATRETLEETGWHVELQAVIGIYLFQAANGETYQRVCFSAKPISHDGERPLDEGIIRARWMTLDEIVDNQSHLRSYLVADCIRDYLNKPHYSLDLIR
- the icd gene encoding NADP-dependent isocitrate dehydrogenase; amino-acid sequence: MGYQKIQVPASGDKITVNADLSLNVPDNPIIPFIEGDGIGYDISPVMIKVVDAAIEKAYAGKRKISWMEVYAGEKATQVYDQDTWLPAETLDAVKEYVVSIKGPLTTPVGGGIRSLNVALRQELDLYVCQRPVRWFEGVPSPVKKPGDVDMVIFRENSEDIYAGVEWKAGTPEAEKVIKFLTEEMGVKKIRFTDMCGIGIKPVSEAGTKRLVRQALQYTVDNDRDSLTLVHKGNIMKFTEGAFKDWGYEVARDEFGAELLDGGPWMQFKNPNTGKNVVVKDVIADAMLQQILLRPAEYDVIATLNLNGDYLSDALAAEVGGIGIAPGANLSDSVAMFEATHGTAPKYAGQDKVNPGSVILSAEMMLRHMGWVEAADLIIKGVNGAIANKTVTYDFERLMDGATLRKCSEFGDDVIGAM
- the cspD gene encoding cold shock domain-containing protein CspD translates to MENGKVKWFNNAKGYGFIVANGRDEDLFAHYSAIQMDGYKTLKAGQPVQFDIIQGPKGLHAINIQSASEHASKKEDEIEGTAASYAHQ
- the clpS gene encoding ATP-dependent Clp protease adapter ClpS, with the translated sequence MFSMTDFQLTLQQGPVEPEHDDDHGLAVETSKPQLKPPSRYKVIMLNDDYTPMDFVVEVLERFFSHNRESATQIMLKVHTEGRAVCGIYTRDIAESKAAEVNDYARECQHPLMCQIEREA
- the clpA gene encoding ATP-dependent Clp protease ATP-binding subunit ClpA, producing the protein MLNRDLEITLNLAFKEARNKRHEFMTVEHLLLALLDNQAAVDVLNACGADLERLRRELTEFIDSTTPLIPKQDQERETQPTLGFQRVLQRAVFHVQSSGKGEVSGANVLVAIFSEQESQAVFFLKQQQIARIDIVNFISHGISKVQGDAEQLSDEQDSVEEEGAEGATASNPLESYASNLNEQARKGRIDPLVGRASEVERVAQILMRRRKNNPLLVGEAGVGKTAIAEGLAKRIVDGEVPDTLSEAVVYSLDLGALLAGTKYRGDFEKRFKALLKALKKRPHAILFIDEIHTIIGAGAASGGVMDASNLLKPLLSSGEIRCIGSTTFQEFRGIFEKDRALARRFQKVDVVEPSVSDTIQILKGLKSRFEDHHGIRYTDEALKVAAELASRYINDRHMPDKAIDVIDEAGAYQRLQLPENRPEFIDVAEVEAIVAKIARIPPKHVSSSDKELLKNLERDLKLVVFGQDGAIEALSTAIKLSRAGLKSADKPVGSFLFAGPTGVGKTEVTRQLAKSLGVELLRFDMSEYMERHTVSRLIGAPPGYVGFDQGGLLTEAVTKSPHCVLLLDEIEKAHPEVFNLLLQVMDHGTLTDNNGRKADFRNVIIVMTTNAGAETMSRASIGFTQQDHSTDGMEIIKKAFTPEFRNRLDAIIQFGRLTHESIKFVVDKFLTELQAQLEDKHVLLDVDEEARNWLAEHGYDPMMGARPMARLIQDKIKRPLAEQILFGELAEQGGTVHVTLRDGELEIEVPEAEMA
- the xthA gene encoding exodeoxyribonuclease III, with the protein product MKIVSFNINGLRARPHQLKELVERHAPEVIGLQETKVDDPQFPLAEVEALGYHVAFHGQKGHYGVALLTREQPLWVRKGFPGDTEDAQRRMISAAVPCADGEPLIVFNGYFPQGESRDHPVKFPAKEKFYADLQAHLEADFTPDQRIAIIGDMNISDTDADIGIGAANAKRWLRTGKCSFLPEERAWLQRLKDWGLIDSFRHLHPDTDDRFSWFDYRSRGFEDDPKRGLRIDLILASRGLAERCLESDVDYDIRSMEKPSDHAPIWTRFDL